A region from the Muribaculum gordoncarteri genome encodes:
- the metF gene encoding methylenetetrahydrofolate reductase [NAD(P)H] yields MKVTELIASHGKTGFSFEVLPPLKGKGIAQLFRNIDILKEFNPLFINITTHRSEMVYKNTPDGLYQKVSERSRPGTVAVAAAIQQKYNIPAVPHIICSGFSKIETEYALIDLNFLGITNILILRGDKAKHESRFIPNENGYSHASELQLQINEFNRGYFIDGTKMDIITGETFSYGVAGYPEKHDESPNLDMDIAYLKQKIDNGAEYVVTQMFFDNSKYYDFVDRCRKAGINVPIIPGLRPITTIGQLNILPKVFHVDMPMQLVSELMKCKDDNDAKEVGVEWCKAQCLDLMAHGVPSIHFYSLNSTRSVERVAASIY; encoded by the coding sequence ATGAAAGTTACCGAACTAATCGCGTCACATGGTAAGACGGGATTCTCCTTTGAAGTGCTTCCGCCCTTGAAAGGCAAAGGCATAGCACAACTGTTTCGCAACATCGACATTCTCAAGGAGTTCAACCCTCTGTTTATAAACATAACCACCCACCGCAGCGAGATGGTATATAAAAATACGCCCGACGGACTCTACCAGAAAGTCAGCGAGCGAAGCCGTCCCGGGACTGTGGCTGTGGCCGCGGCCATACAACAGAAATACAACATACCGGCCGTACCCCACATTATATGCAGCGGATTTTCCAAAATCGAAACCGAATATGCCTTGATTGACCTTAATTTTCTCGGCATAACCAATATATTGATTCTCCGTGGCGACAAGGCCAAGCATGAAAGCCGCTTCATTCCCAATGAAAACGGATATTCCCACGCATCGGAGTTGCAGCTTCAGATAAATGAATTCAACCGTGGCTATTTCATCGACGGAACCAAAATGGACATCATAACCGGCGAAACATTCAGTTACGGCGTGGCCGGCTATCCCGAAAAGCATGACGAGTCGCCCAATCTCGACATGGATATAGCCTATCTGAAACAGAAGATCGACAACGGAGCCGAATATGTGGTGACGCAAATGTTTTTCGATAACTCAAAGTATTACGACTTTGTCGACCGCTGTCGCAAAGCCGGAATAAACGTGCCCATAATCCCGGGACTGCGTCCCATCACCACAATCGGGCAGCTCAACATCCTTCCCAAGGTATTCCATGTCGACATGCCCATGCAACTTGTGTCGGAACTTATGAAATGCAAGGACGACAACGATGCCAAGGAAGTAGGTGTGGAATGGTGCAAGGCCCAGTGCCTCGACTTAATGGCTCACGGCGTTCCGAGCATCCATTTCTACTCGCTCAACTCGACCCGAAGCGTGGAGCGCGTGGCAGCTTCCATATATTAA
- the tsaB gene encoding tRNA (adenosine(37)-N6)-threonylcarbamoyltransferase complex dimerization subunit type 1 TsaB: MAAIINIETSTDVCSVALTYNGLVVMQRDDESGHNHATMLSGFIKDALDQAKFNDIKLEAIAVSIGPGSYTGLRIGLSEAKGLAYALDLPLIGVSTLQLLTADVMFREFYDENVMFAPMIDARRMEVYTAVYDYALEALMSPRPLILDNDSYIEYLNRGPVVFFGNGSDKARDVINHPNASFVKGVKPLASSMMALADRAFMRSDFLDLAYSTPEYLKEFQATVPKSKLGL, encoded by the coding sequence ATGGCAGCCATAATAAATATTGAAACTTCAACCGATGTGTGTTCGGTTGCTCTCACCTACAACGGACTCGTTGTCATGCAGCGTGACGATGAGTCGGGACATAATCATGCAACCATGCTGAGCGGCTTCATAAAGGACGCTCTCGACCAGGCAAAGTTCAACGACATAAAGCTTGAGGCGATTGCCGTGAGCATCGGTCCGGGCAGCTATACGGGATTGCGCATCGGTCTTTCCGAAGCCAAAGGTCTTGCCTACGCGCTCGATTTGCCTCTTATCGGCGTAAGCACTTTGCAGCTGTTGACTGCCGATGTCATGTTCCGTGAATTTTACGACGAGAACGTTATGTTTGCTCCCATGATCGATGCCCGTCGAATGGAGGTCTATACAGCAGTCTACGACTACGCTCTTGAGGCACTCATGTCGCCCCGTCCGTTGATTCTCGACAATGACAGCTATATTGAATATCTAAATCGCGGTCCCGTGGTATTTTTCGGCAACGGAAGCGACAAAGCGCGTGATGTAATCAACCACCCCAATGCCTCCTTTGTCAAGGGAGTAAAACCTCTCGCATCATCAATGATGGCTCTAGCCGACAGGGCTTTCATGCGCAGCGACTTCCTTGATCTCGCCTATTCCACCCCTGAATATCTGAAGGAATTTCAGGCGACCGTGCCAAAATCAAAATTAGGCTTGTAA
- a CDS encoding IS1634 family transposase yields the protein MKLKITKTKKTSILYVQKAYRDKNGKSTSRIHERLGTLEEVRQRCGDRDPVEWAREYIARLTAQEKEGRQVIISRLSPTKLIEKGEAQSCESGYLFLKRLYHKVGMDRICEAISRKHKFDFDFNKVLELMVYERLLRPASKLGNYRRSGSYIEPFDIEKQHIYRSLDILDRHGEYIQKRLFLNSSKVVERDTTVMYYDCTNYFFERESADPDYVTDKKGNVHERIRKYGVSKEHRPNPIVQMGMFIDNSGMPVAMCINPGNANEQTTLIPTEKIIVEKMGVSKIVVCTDGGLSSEGNRSYNSTAERSFITVQSIKKLEDNLRDWCLEPTGWKLVKSDTVQKDKRYRDADEDELEFDLTDADTARYYGDRTFYRERWIVNEKTKFSQRLIVTFSYKYRDYLRFLRQREIDKADSNARGNRTLTKSYKSPDRFLSETYATEDGEVAVFRTVSLNLDAISEEEKYDGFYAICTDLSDNVTKIIELNHNRWESEDAFRVIKTDFKGRPVFVWTAEHIRAHFIVCFITLLLFRIMEKELNYKYTSSAIIEKLRSMTMNIVKGEGYKPNFTRDDLTDDLHAKAGFRLDTEIVTRQKIKQIIANIKKG from the coding sequence ATGAAGCTGAAAATAACCAAGACAAAAAAGACTTCCATCCTTTATGTACAGAAGGCATACAGGGACAAGAACGGCAAAAGTACCTCAAGAATCCATGAGCGCCTTGGAACGCTTGAGGAAGTTCGTCAGAGATGCGGAGACAGAGATCCTGTTGAATGGGCCAGGGAATATATCGCCAGGCTTACGGCACAGGAGAAGGAGGGCCGGCAGGTGATAATATCACGTCTGTCGCCCACAAAGCTTATTGAAAAAGGCGAGGCTCAGAGTTGCGAGAGCGGATATCTGTTTCTTAAACGGCTGTACCATAAGGTCGGGATGGACAGGATATGCGAGGCAATCTCACGTAAACATAAGTTCGACTTCGATTTCAACAAAGTTCTGGAGCTGATGGTCTACGAACGGCTTTTGAGACCGGCTTCAAAACTAGGTAATTATCGCAGGAGCGGAAGCTATATCGAGCCTTTTGATATAGAAAAACAGCATATCTACAGGAGTCTGGATATCCTGGACAGACACGGTGAATACATCCAGAAGAGACTTTTCCTTAATTCGTCAAAGGTTGTCGAACGGGATACGACCGTCATGTACTATGACTGCACCAACTATTTTTTCGAGAGAGAATCTGCCGATCCGGACTATGTGACAGACAAAAAAGGGAACGTTCATGAACGTATACGCAAGTACGGAGTCTCCAAGGAACATCGACCGAACCCCATCGTACAGATGGGTATGTTCATCGACAACTCCGGCATGCCGGTTGCGATGTGCATCAATCCCGGCAATGCCAACGAACAGACTACCTTGATTCCAACTGAAAAGATTATAGTTGAGAAGATGGGGGTCAGCAAGATTGTAGTCTGTACAGACGGAGGTCTCTCTTCTGAAGGCAACCGGTCATATAACTCCACAGCAGAAAGATCATTCATAACGGTGCAGTCAATAAAGAAACTGGAGGATAATCTCAGGGACTGGTGTCTGGAACCGACAGGATGGAAACTTGTAAAGTCCGACACGGTACAAAAAGACAAGCGGTACCGGGATGCAGACGAGGATGAACTGGAGTTTGACCTGACTGATGCCGATACTGCCCGTTATTACGGAGACCGCACTTTTTATCGCGAGCGTTGGATTGTCAATGAAAAGACAAAGTTCTCTCAAAGATTGATTGTGACATTTTCATACAAATACCGCGACTACCTCCGATTCCTGCGTCAACGCGAGATTGACAAGGCTGACAGCAATGCACGTGGAAACAGGACATTGACCAAATCTTATAAGAGCCCTGACAGGTTCCTTTCCGAGACCTACGCCACAGAAGACGGCGAGGTTGCGGTATTCAGAACCGTCTCCCTGAATCTTGACGCCATATCAGAAGAAGAAAAATATGACGGCTTCTATGCGATATGTACGGATCTGTCTGACAATGTGACGAAAATCATCGAACTGAACCATAACCGCTGGGAGTCGGAGGATGCCTTCAGGGTCATCAAGACTGACTTCAAGGGTCGACCCGTCTTCGTCTGGACGGCGGAACACATAAGGGCCCACTTCATTGTCTGCTTTATCACACTACTGCTCTTCAGAATAATGGAAAAGGAACTGAACTATAAATACACATCCTCCGCTATAATTGAGAAACTACGGTCAATGACTATGAACATAGTCAAGGGAGAAGGCTACAAGCCTAACTTCACACGGGATGATCTTACCGATGACCTACATGCCAAAGCCGGCTTCAGACTCGACACCGAGATTGTTACTCGTCAGAAAATCAAACAGATTATTGCTAATATTAAAAAAGGTTAA
- the tsaB gene encoding tRNA (adenosine(37)-N6)-threonylcarbamoyltransferase complex dimerization subunit type 1 TsaB, which translates to MAAIINIETSTDVCSVALTYNGLVVMQRDDESGHNHATMLSGFIKDALDQAKFNDIKLEAIAVSIGPGSYTGLRIGLSEAKGLAYALDLPLIGVSTLQLLTADVMFREFYDENAVV; encoded by the coding sequence ATGGCAGCCATAATAAATATTGAAACTTCAACCGATGTGTGTTCGGTTGCTCTCACCTACAACGGACTCGTTGTCATGCAGCGTGACGATGAGTCGGGACATAATCATGCAACCATGCTGAGCGGCTTCATAAAGGACGCTCTCGACCAGGCAAAGTTCAACGACATAAAGCTTGAGGCGATTGCCGTGAGCATCGGTCCGGGCAGCTATACGGGATTGCGCATCGGTCTTTCCGAAGCCAAAGGTCTTGCCTACGCGCTCGATTTGCCTCTTATCGGCGTAAGCACTTTGCAGCTGTTGACTGCCGATGTCATGTTCCGTGAATTTTACGACGAGAACGCGGTAGTTTGA
- a CDS encoding YicC/YloC family endoribonuclease, whose translation MLLSMTGFGKSVVTIPNKKITVEIKSLNSKQLDISARVPAIFREKELELRNLIASVVERGKVDFQIYSESIGAETTVSLNIPLMAAYKAQVEEMARQLGIPWPDDWYGVLLRFPETVKSELPAALTDEESEALFNATREAIDGLMQFRAKEGKKLEEFFTKKISNIRELLSSVDPYEKERVVKIRARIEENLSKIDSVTFDKNRLEQEMIFYIEKLDINEEKQRLAQHLNYFMETMEHGNGQGKKLGFISQEMGREINTLGSKSNHAELQKIVVKMKDELEQIKEQVLNVM comes from the coding sequence ATGTTATTATCGATGACAGGATTTGGCAAATCGGTTGTCACAATCCCTAACAAGAAAATCACAGTTGAAATCAAGTCGTTAAACAGCAAGCAGCTGGATATATCAGCGCGAGTTCCGGCAATATTCCGGGAAAAGGAGCTGGAACTGCGCAACCTGATAGCCTCTGTTGTCGAGCGTGGAAAGGTTGATTTCCAGATATATTCGGAATCAATAGGCGCGGAAACCACCGTGTCATTGAACATTCCTCTTATGGCTGCATACAAGGCTCAGGTCGAAGAGATGGCGCGTCAGCTCGGTATACCTTGGCCCGATGACTGGTACGGCGTGCTTTTGCGTTTCCCTGAAACGGTCAAGAGCGAGCTTCCTGCGGCTTTGACCGACGAGGAGTCGGAAGCGTTGTTCAACGCAACCCGTGAGGCCATTGACGGACTTATGCAGTTCCGAGCCAAGGAGGGCAAAAAACTTGAAGAGTTCTTTACCAAGAAAATCAGCAACATACGCGAGCTGTTGTCATCGGTCGACCCCTACGAAAAAGAGCGTGTCGTGAAGATACGCGCACGCATTGAGGAGAACCTGTCAAAAATCGATTCCGTGACATTCGACAAGAACCGATTGGAACAAGAGATGATTTTCTATATCGAGAAGCTTGACATAAACGAAGAGAAACAGCGCCTTGCCCAGCATCTTAATTACTTCATGGAAACGATGGAGCATGGCAACGGTCAAGGAAAGAAACTCGGATTCATCAGTCAGGAGATGGGACGAGAGATAAATACTCTCGGCTCAAAATCCAATCATGCCGAGCTTCAGAAGATCGTCGTAAAGATGAAGGACGAACTTGAACAGATAAAGGAACAGGTACTTAACGTGATGTAA
- the gmk gene encoding guanylate kinase, which produces MDGKIIIVSAPSGCGKSTIINALLERGDIDMQFSISATSRQPREGEVHGVNYYFLTEEEFRNRINLGHFVEWEEVYAGRYYGTLKSEIDRIIAGGHNVVLDIDVKGAMNVKSIYGDRALSLFIMPPSIEELRRRLESRATDAPEVIDERVAKAAYELTFAPRYDAKVVNDELATAIDETHDVIAEFLAK; this is translated from the coding sequence ATGGACGGTAAGATCATAATCGTTTCAGCTCCTTCGGGATGTGGCAAGTCGACAATCATAAACGCCCTGCTTGAGCGTGGCGACATCGACATGCAGTTCTCAATATCGGCGACGAGCCGACAGCCTCGTGAAGGTGAGGTTCACGGCGTGAACTACTACTTCCTTACCGAGGAGGAGTTTCGCAATCGCATAAACCTCGGTCACTTCGTGGAGTGGGAGGAGGTATATGCCGGACGATATTACGGAACATTGAAGAGCGAAATCGACCGAATCATTGCAGGAGGACACAATGTAGTGCTCGATATAGATGTCAAGGGCGCGATGAACGTGAAGTCGATATACGGCGACCGCGCTTTGTCGCTGTTCATCATGCCTCCGTCGATAGAGGAGTTGCGTCGTCGTCTTGAATCACGTGCCACCGATGCTCCCGAGGTCATCGACGAACGTGTCGCCAAGGCCGCTTATGAGCTCACGTTTGCTCCGCGATATGATGCCAAGGTGGTCAACGATGAGCTGGCTACTGCCATCGATGAAACTCATGATGTAATAGCCGAATTCCTTGCAAAGTGA
- the nadD gene encoding nicotinate (nicotinamide) nucleotide adenylyltransferase encodes MTRRVIGILGGSFNPVHNGHLMLASYIAQFGPVDEVWLNLSPQNPFKEQSELLDDRHRLAMLDKAVNGSTTVKVCDVELSLPQPSYTINTMEKLESMYPDCDFRIIIGSDNWPRFPEWRDSEALIERYGLIVYPRRDYPLPDIVPDNVTVVDAPMVDISSTFIRECIAEGRDMNFFMPPQVYEYIERNKLYKNDGKQYGIE; translated from the coding sequence GTGACTCGTCGTGTTATAGGCATATTGGGCGGTTCGTTCAATCCTGTGCATAACGGGCACCTGATGCTTGCATCATATATAGCTCAGTTCGGACCGGTCGACGAGGTGTGGTTGAACCTATCGCCGCAGAATCCATTTAAGGAACAATCGGAGCTGCTTGACGACCGTCATCGTCTGGCAATGCTCGACAAGGCTGTCAACGGCTCAACTACGGTTAAGGTGTGTGACGTGGAGTTGTCCTTGCCTCAGCCGTCCTACACGATAAACACCATGGAGAAACTCGAATCGATGTATCCCGATTGCGATTTCCGTATAATAATAGGCAGCGACAACTGGCCGCGTTTCCCCGAATGGCGCGATAGCGAAGCTCTTATCGAGCGATACGGACTTATCGTATATCCGCGTCGCGATTATCCGTTACCCGACATTGTTCCCGATAACGTGACGGTTGTAGATGCTCCGATGGTGGATATTTCATCGACATTCATAAGAGAATGCATAGCCGAGGGGCGTGACATGAACTTTTTTATGCCTCCGCAGGTATATGAATATATAGAACGAAACAAACTCTACAAAAATGATGGAAAGCAGTACGGTATTGAATAA
- a CDS encoding DUF5063 domain-containing protein, which produces MMESSTVLNNNSLAFIGLCNEYCQTLESARETECDDFIAAMLRLLPRIYITASDLKIDDLGLEEPYIDGRLDEDYYDSIRRSIENLLGPDDTYLEVFEEDMKYSDTPIAASVSEGLADIFQVLYNFLEAIKDVPNELIDQALIAVKDDFQSYWSRILCNVMRALNHIRYNAFNERD; this is translated from the coding sequence ATGATGGAAAGCAGTACGGTATTGAATAATAATTCTCTTGCCTTCATAGGGCTGTGCAATGAATATTGCCAGACTCTTGAATCGGCTCGTGAAACGGAGTGTGACGATTTCATCGCCGCCATGTTGCGGTTGCTCCCTCGCATCTACATCACGGCAAGCGACCTCAAGATAGATGATTTGGGTCTGGAGGAGCCTTATATCGACGGTCGACTTGATGAGGATTATTATGATTCAATAAGACGAAGCATCGAGAATCTTCTCGGACCCGATGACACCTATCTTGAAGTTTTTGAAGAGGATATGAAGTATTCCGACACGCCTATCGCGGCATCGGTTTCGGAAGGTCTTGCCGATATATTCCAAGTACTCTACAATTTCCTTGAGGCGATAAAGGATGTGCCCAATGAATTGATTGATCAGGCATTGATTGCCGTCAAGGATGACTTCCAGTCCTATTGGAGCCGAATACTGTGCAATGTGATGAGAGCGTTGAATCACATTCGCTACAACGCTTTCAACGAGCGTGATTAA
- a CDS encoding YccF domain-containing protein, protein MNLFLNIIWIVFGGFVIAIEYIVSSVAMMLTIIGIPFGLQTLKLALVALTPFGTRVESSPTSNGCISLLMNVIWWFVGGIPIALTHLGFGLLFCITIIGIPFGIQHFKLAGLAFTPFGKTIINY, encoded by the coding sequence ATGAATCTGTTCCTTAACATAATCTGGATTGTTTTCGGAGGCTTTGTGATTGCTATCGAATATATTGTGTCGAGCGTAGCCATGATGTTGACAATTATCGGCATCCCGTTCGGACTTCAGACACTTAAACTTGCGCTTGTGGCACTGACTCCTTTCGGAACCAGAGTCGAATCATCGCCTACTTCCAACGGCTGCATAAGTCTTCTCATGAATGTTATATGGTGGTTTGTGGGCGGCATTCCCATTGCATTGACTCACCTCGGATTCGGCCTGCTGTTTTGCATAACGATAATAGGCATACCGTTTGGTATCCAGCACTTCAAGCTTGCAGGACTCGCATTCACTCCGTTCGGAAAGACAATAATCAACTATTAG
- a CDS encoding family 43 glycosylhydrolase: protein MNKSLIYYALVACTLMSQNKAVADDNAPRRPQFDATHPDVHDPVMAKGEDGRYYIFATGMGVGVMSSDDMKEWKIEPSVFKEAPAWAVDTVKGYHGHTWAPDISRHNNEWHLYYSCSTFGKNGSAIGHAVNRTLDPSSPDFKWIDKGMVIASHRKQDNWNAIDPNLIVDDNGTPYLTFGSFWDGIQLVKLSKDDFTTPVNKPVTIARRLNRAVTVEEMNNPENFTTEGNNVIEAGENAIEAPFIFKHGDYYYLFVSFDYCCRGQNSTYKTVYGRSKNIEGPYIDKEGKRMELGGGSYLYGPDDTYFGVGHCAAYEFDGQPYFISHAYEKDQNGRAKLFIRPLAFDKEGWIVTK, encoded by the coding sequence ATGAACAAATCATTAATCTATTATGCTTTGGTTGCTTGTACGCTCATGTCACAGAACAAAGCTGTGGCCGACGACAATGCACCACGCCGTCCACAATTTGATGCAACGCATCCCGATGTGCACGATCCTGTAATGGCCAAGGGAGAGGACGGCCGTTATTATATCTTCGCAACCGGAATGGGTGTCGGAGTCATGTCGAGCGATGACATGAAGGAGTGGAAAATAGAGCCGTCAGTGTTTAAAGAAGCTCCCGCATGGGCTGTCGACACTGTAAAGGGCTATCATGGTCACACATGGGCTCCCGACATAAGCCGCCACAACAATGAATGGCACCTCTACTACTCCTGCTCTACATTCGGCAAGAACGGCAGCGCAATCGGACATGCAGTCAACAGGACACTTGACCCATCTTCACCCGATTTCAAGTGGATTGACAAGGGAATGGTCATAGCGTCACATCGCAAACAGGATAATTGGAACGCCATCGACCCCAACCTTATAGTTGACGACAACGGCACTCCTTATCTCACATTCGGCTCATTCTGGGACGGCATACAGCTTGTAAAGCTCTCAAAAGACGACTTTACCACTCCGGTAAACAAGCCGGTAACAATAGCTCGACGACTCAATCGTGCCGTCACTGTCGAGGAGATGAACAACCCCGAAAATTTCACCACCGAGGGAAATAACGTGATCGAAGCCGGCGAAAACGCCATTGAAGCTCCGTTCATATTCAAGCACGGCGACTATTACTACCTATTTGTAAGCTTCGACTACTGCTGCCGAGGACAAAATTCGACCTACAAGACCGTCTACGGACGCTCCAAGAACATCGAAGGTCCCTATATCGACAAGGAGGGCAAGCGCATGGAACTCGGAGGAGGCTCCTATCTCTATGGCCCCGATGACACATACTTCGGAGTAGGACACTGTGCAGCCTATGAATTTGACGGTCAACCCTACTTCATCTCACATGCCTATGAGAAGGATCAGAACGGAAGAGCAAAACTCTTCATCCGTCCTCTTGCATTTGACAAGGAAGGCTGGATTGTGACAAAGTAA
- a CDS encoding SPFH domain-containing protein encodes MANKEFEYHGPIVNGFVMLFIQLLIMAGIVLLIIDASTMAVVTAIVLGILWVIMTCGYVMLEPNESFVLIFFGNYSGTFRRTGYHWINPFMTKRKISLRIRNLDIEPIKVNDKVGNPILIGLVLVWRIKDTYKAVFDLDSQSRGNNVHNLAFQTFVSIQSDAALREVAGKYAYDDENDNEHLLTLRSGGEEINEQLEHKLNERLAMAGMEVVEARINYLAYAPEIAAVMLRRQQASAIITAREKIVEGAVTMVKLALDRLEKEEVVKLDNERKAAMIGNLLVVLCADDAAQPVVNTSAN; translated from the coding sequence ATGGCAAACAAAGAATTTGAATACCATGGACCTATTGTCAATGGATTCGTCATGCTTTTCATCCAGCTGTTGATAATGGCCGGCATCGTGTTGCTCATCATCGATGCCTCTACAATGGCCGTGGTAACAGCAATAGTGCTCGGTATCTTATGGGTCATCATGACCTGCGGATACGTAATGCTGGAGCCTAACGAATCATTCGTGCTGATATTCTTCGGCAACTACTCGGGAACATTCCGCCGCACAGGCTATCACTGGATAAATCCTTTCATGACCAAGCGCAAGATATCGTTGCGCATCCGTAACCTTGATATAGAGCCTATAAAAGTCAATGACAAAGTGGGCAATCCCATTTTGATAGGACTTGTGCTCGTGTGGCGCATAAAGGACACCTATAAAGCAGTGTTTGATCTCGACTCACAGTCACGCGGCAACAACGTGCACAACCTCGCATTCCAGACATTCGTGTCAATCCAGAGTGATGCCGCCCTTCGAGAGGTTGCCGGAAAATATGCCTACGATGACGAGAACGACAACGAGCATCTGTTGACACTCCGTTCAGGAGGCGAAGAGATAAACGAGCAGCTCGAACACAAGCTGAATGAGCGCCTTGCCATGGCCGGTATGGAAGTTGTGGAGGCCCGCATCAACTATCTTGCCTACGCTCCCGAAATTGCAGCGGTGATGCTTCGACGCCAGCAAGCCTCGGCAATCATTACCGCACGCGAAAAGATTGTAGAGGGTGCCGTCACGATGGTGAAACTCGCTCTCGATCGTCTTGAGAAGGAAGAGGTTGTAAAGCTTGACAATGAGCGCAAGGCAGCCATGATCGGTAATCTGCTTGTCGTTCTGTGTGCCGACGATGCTGCTCAGCCCGTTGTGAACACCTCAGCCAACTGA
- the gpmA gene encoding 2,3-diphosphoglycerate-dependent phosphoglycerate mutase, translating into MKRIVLLRHGQSQWNLENRFTGWTDVELTDKGREEARNAGKKLREAGIMPQFFFTSYLKRAIHTLQIAADELDLAWVPVIKDWHLNERHYGALQGLNKAETAKEYGEEQVHIWRRSYATAPPPLTLDDPRYPGNEERYSTLAYEELPLTESLKDTIERVNPCWEERITPKLHLYNTVLVAAHGNSLRALAMMLLHLTPDEIMKVEIPTGAPWIFELDDRFSVLKEYYI; encoded by the coding sequence ATGAAACGCATCGTATTGCTAAGACACGGACAAAGCCAGTGGAATCTGGAGAACAGATTCACCGGGTGGACCGATGTCGAACTTACCGACAAAGGACGCGAAGAGGCACGTAACGCAGGCAAGAAACTCCGTGAAGCCGGAATAATGCCGCAATTCTTCTTCACTTCCTACCTGAAACGTGCAATCCACACCTTGCAGATTGCCGCCGACGAACTCGACCTTGCATGGGTTCCCGTAATCAAGGACTGGCATCTTAACGAACGCCATTACGGCGCTCTTCAGGGACTCAACAAGGCCGAAACGGCTAAAGAGTATGGCGAAGAACAGGTACACATCTGGCGCAGAAGCTATGCCACCGCTCCCCCGCCCCTGACGCTCGACGACCCGAGATATCCCGGTAATGAGGAGCGTTATTCCACACTGGCCTACGAAGAGCTTCCTCTAACCGAATCGCTAAAGGACACCATCGAGCGTGTAAATCCATGCTGGGAGGAGAGAATAACTCCGAAACTCCATCTTTACAACACCGTACTCGTGGCGGCTCACGGCAACAGTTTGCGGGCACTTGCAATGATGTTGCTGCACCTGACGCCTGATGAGATAATGAAAGTAGAGATTCCTACCGGTGCCCCGTGGATATTTGAACTCGACGACCGGTTCAGCGTCTTGAAGGAGTACTACATTTAG
- a CDS encoding urea transporter: MDNESTSGNKQRTLMTYISGTLKGAGQVMFQGSAWTGLLIMAGIFWGCYGPDGEHMPLVAWGALVGLVVSTAMGYIFESKSDGDQGLWGFNGILVGCAVFTFLGNTVWAWLALIFGSAMTVVARRGFNNVFAPFNTTSYTFPFIVVSWFILLSGRLMGQLPPVGEAVAEFPTNVTSPDLTYTFADLVIYWLKGISQVFLVNSWVTGIFFLVGLALCSRWAAFWAALSSAVALFVAIVFNAEHAGIINGLYGFSPVLTGIALGCTFYKPNVKSFFYALAGVVFTVFVQVGMDAFFAPVGLATLTAPFCVATWMFMLPMYKLRMSRQKSSH; the protein is encoded by the coding sequence ATGGATAACGAATCAACTTCGGGAAACAAGCAGCGTACGCTGATGACCTACATTTCAGGCACACTTAAAGGTGCCGGACAGGTGATGTTTCAAGGTAGTGCCTGGACAGGACTGTTAATAATGGCAGGTATATTCTGGGGATGTTACGGCCCCGACGGTGAACACATGCCTCTTGTGGCATGGGGTGCCCTCGTGGGACTTGTAGTGTCGACAGCCATGGGATATATCTTTGAGTCCAAGAGCGACGGCGACCAGGGACTCTGGGGATTCAACGGCATCCTGGTGGGATGTGCGGTATTTACATTCCTCGGCAACACCGTGTGGGCATGGTTGGCCTTGATTTTCGGCTCGGCAATGACTGTTGTAGCCCGCCGAGGCTTCAACAATGTATTTGCACCGTTTAACACCACATCCTACACATTCCCGTTTATCGTCGTTTCATGGTTCATCCTGCTGTCGGGACGACTCATGGGCCAATTGCCTCCCGTAGGCGAAGCCGTGGCTGAATTTCCCACCAACGTTACATCGCCCGACCTCACCTATACATTTGCCGACCTTGTAATCTATTGGCTTAAGGGTATCTCCCAGGTATTCCTTGTAAACTCATGGGTTACCGGAATATTCTTCCTCGTAGGATTGGCACTGTGCAGCCGTTGGGCCGCATTCTGGGCCGCATTGTCATCGGCTGTGGCACTCTTTGTCGCAATCGTGTTCAATGCCGAGCACGCAGGTATCATCAACGGTCTTTACGGTTTCTCGCCCGTGCTTACCGGTATCGCACTCGGATGCACATTCTACAAGCCCAATGTAAAGTCGTTCTTCTACGCTCTCGCAGGCGTGGTGTTCACCGTATTCGTACAGGTGGGTATGGATGCATTCTTCGCTCCCGTGGGACTTGCCACACTGACAGCTCCGTTCTGTGTCGCCACATGGATGTTCATGCTGCCTATGTACAAGCTGCGCATGTCACGCCAGAAGAGTTCTCACTGA